In Centroberyx gerrardi isolate f3 chromosome 14, fCenGer3.hap1.cur.20231027, whole genome shotgun sequence, the genomic stretch TGCCAAAATTATACCACTGCCGAAAAATTACCTTTCTCGGGATCTAATAGTCGTCCTATAAGTTTATTACCTGTTGTAAgtaaaataatggaaaaaaattgTAAGTGAACAAATTCAATGCTGTTTTTCTATGAATAATTTGACCACTGATTTTCAACACGCATACAGAGAAGGGCATTCAACAGCTACTGCTTTGACCCAAATGACTGATGATTGGATGAGAGTGactgaagagaagaaaatagtGGGAGCTGTACTGCTTGACTTTACAGCAGCCTTTAATATTATTGATCATCTGTTATTATTGAAAAAATTGCAGTGTTATGGTTTTGCTCAATCTGCATTATTATGGATAAAAAGCTAAACTGTTTTAATGGAAGCTATTTGGAGGTTACAACTGTAAAGTGTGGAGTGCCTCAAGGAAGCTGCCTTGGGCCACTGCTGTACACTATTTTCACTAATGATTTACCACTTGTTTTAAATAAGGCTAATATTTTTATGTATGCGGAAGATTCAACAATATAGATGTCTGCATTTACAGCCAGTGAGTTAACTACATCTTTAAATATTGAATTGCAATCAGTGGTTGAATGACTAAGGAACAATAAATTAGTTTTGAATGTCTCTAAGACAAACAGCATTGTATTTGGTACAAATCACTCTCTTAGCATGAAACCATGTCTGGATCTTTATATAAATGGTCTGTTGATTAACCAAGTCCAAGAAACCAAGCTCCTAGTAATTATCTTAGATAGTTATCGTGGATAAAGCACATAAATAAGGTAGTTGCTAAAATGGGAAACAGCCTGGCGGTTATTAAAAGATGTTTAAAATTTCTGACACAAAATTCAGTTAGAGAGGTAATTCAAGCCTTGGTGTTGTCCCAACTGGACTACTGCCTACTATTATTAACAATCAAAGCAATCCAGCAATCCAGTTTGCTAAAGCACTGGCACAAAAAGAGCCTTTGCTGTATTTGCTATATTTTAGGTTTTGGGATGTCTGTGTTAGTCTTATAATCTGCCATGTCAGCAATTGTAATATCCTACAGCTGATGcttatttcctttttcttcttatgcagaaacacagcagaaatGAGACAATTGCTTTACAAGAACAACAAAGAAGGATGCTTTTTTTTGTGGCAAATATATAAGCTAACATGCCATAAAGTATGCAACATTATATAAGGTCACTGGAAAGCTAATGTGGTGCTTATTGTAAATGTCAATGATttgcaaatatttattttaaatagtTTTAGGCCTACCAGTAGGAAAATAATGCTGAATGTGGGTGATCTGTAGCCTAAATAAAGAAtgtgatttaattttttttttcttttcttttgtctttcatGATAAGATAAGGAATTCAGACCAAAATGCAAACCTGGCAATTGGTTATGAGCCAACGCTGAGCTGGCCATGGAAAGGttggagaaaacaaaaatatagcCACCACAAACCCCATTCAATTCTGTTAACAATGCAGGCCCTGGCGTCCAGACCCCATGACTCGCAGTCCAGCACGTTTGCTAAGTCTGTAGCacacatagagatataacactatcTTTTTATTAACTTATTATATCTCTATGGTAGCACATCGCCATGCAACGTTCTAGAGGCACTTTTTAAATTTCCAGAGTAGATGCACTTCAGCCAAAACTCTGCCGTTTAACCGTTAAACTCTGCCGTTAGTCCCGCTTgaagaatggatttaaaaatGTTCTCCATTGTATTTGTGCTGGCATTTAGTTTTGGTCAAATAAGGTAACGTTAAACTGTTGTTCAATATGCTTGATAACATTAACTTACAGGTGGTTGCAACGACTATTCGTCGCCTTAGCAACGCGTATGCTAGCGTAGTTAACATTGCTAGCTACCGTTTGATGCCCTGTCGCACATTACGGTGCTTTTGCTTATATATTTCATTGTAGTTTTTTATATACTCTctagtgttattttttttcttcttttttatccATAGCTCTATATTTCATTCACGGCGCCCTAAGTTTAACAGCCCACGGTTTGAAACATTACACCATGTTTCTGCCTTCGCTGTCCAACATGAAGATGGAGCGGCTAGAGCGCCTTCTGTGCCCAAGGTCAGTGCTAAGTTGTACACAGgctatggaaaaaaaatctgccgtATTTGTCAGTAAACTGAATTTTTCGAAGAGCCAGGAACATGTTAGCTTGATGTATCCACATTGCAGCTAGGCTTATCATTTGTGCTAACACCACTGACTCAACAGTCTGAAAACTGTGAATTAACTACTCTCAAAACATGTTATACTGTGTGCAAACTGATTAAATGCTTAGAAATCGTCGCAGGGAAATAGGCCTAGAGTATAATGTATGGTTCTAATAATGTATGGTGGTGTATGGTGCCATTTCCCCCAAAACCTTTTCTTTAAAATCCATACTTAAGGgatttgaattaaattaaaattcaatAACAAAGGGAATCCCACGTACCAACACACAGGAGTGTGAAAACCAGATGTGACCATAAGGGTGACTCagccaatttttatttttttttacattaattcTAGGCAGATAATTCATTGCTCTTCCTCACCACCACCCCAAATTGAATAGCTATTGATTTATCAATTTGGATAGAAACATTTCCCTCTGTCAGTACTATATATCCATATATCTGTTGTATGGTTCCCAGTGCTGCTGTTGTTCACTTGAACAAGCCAGTAAACCCTGTGGCTGTAGGGATACAGGAGTGCAGACATGTCACTGTGCTCTGCTCTGACCTGAATGTAAACGTATCAGgggtctgaatgtgtgtgtatggagttGGGCCTGCGCAACATGTGGATGAACTGCTGTGCAAATGAACATAAAACTTTAACCCTTTAAACTAaactccctcttcttctccttcttcttcttcttcttctttcttttagcTGGACAAGATACATTTGCATTATGAGGAGAAACAGTCCACTGTGGTTCAGAATCACTGCTATCAAAATGCAGTACTTTACCTGGGGTAAATAAATCATCACAATTATATtcagtgctactactactactatttctactacttaTAGGAATAATACCAATTTATAATAGTTATGTGATTGTATCTACAAGCTACTGCAAATGGGGCATTTTTTGTCATTAATTATATGTGACCAGGGcaagagacagcagagacattACTTTTTGCTCTTGGAGCTAAACAGAAAGACAATGttggtgtgttttctgtgcatAGGCATTgagttgtgtgtgcatttgatcAGTGCTTTGTTTTATCCCTAACACgcatatctgtctgtgtgtgtaatgtctgtGCCTCCAGGAAAGTAGTCTTGCTTACGCTGTCATTCTTTGAAGACTTGGCCTATCCTATATTCTATCTAGGCGCTGATGTGAGTGTTTTTATCAACTCATTCTTCTGCTTTGGAAAAATGTGTAAATCACTTTATTTACAGTTTCCCTTTTTTGAGTTTAATAGTAATACTATTTCAGTCATAAATCATTTCACTGTGCTACAAATGGGTCCAAATGGAAAATCGGTTATTTTCACACCTCAGTGTTGTCATACATGTATAAAATCTTCTAACAGTTGGCGTGTTTTGTAGGAGTTGACGGGGTCTGTCAGCTCAGCAGCCTTCGTGTCGGACAGCCTCGCCTTTGTTATTGATGGAAAGctatacactctctctctggcgGGGAACGCATGGACAGCTGCAAAAGGTCTGGACAAAAGACATAATAATGTGTTCAAATTGTTCCAAACCTATCCTCCTTTGACCTACTCAGCCTTTCCTTGCATGAATCAACAAGGAAAGTCAAGGCAAAGTATTTTAAATTCCAACCATCAGTTGATGTAACTGTTGCCCACAGTCCTCTAACAAAAGTTTATAAAACAGCAGGAAATGGGTTTTTAGCTCCATTGAAGAAAATTGAAATATGAAAAGTCTTTGGCCACCAAAAACCTTCAGATGGCATATCCAGTCTAAAATACAATCTGCCTAATTGAGAAGAAATAATTTAAGTGAAGtaaaatgttagaaaatgtACAGTTCCCAAATGAGATTCACAATCAACTGAtccccaggttttttttttcttttcaaatgtgCCAACACCACACCAAAGAACACCTTGAGAAACTGTTCTTTTACTttataatgtgatactttattgatcctttaGGGAAATTCTCCTTTTGTAGCTCCATGCTCTCACTGTCTATTTATTTCTTGTGTCCTAGTTGTTTAGCCGTTCTCTtcactttttgtcttttcctccaGGAGTGACCGCCCCggtctctactgtctccaccTTGCCTTGCTGCTTCAGCCTGGATAAGATCTGCAAGGTACTGTCACATACAGTCAGCTGCACAAGTGTTAGGGGAGCGACAAAGGCTTTGATGTTTTGgttctgtatttttatttctttgaattTCAGATGTTGCAGTGACTATTATGTTAAAAGCTGTTATCTTCAATTtaaaggttttttctttttgtgcatTGTTCTTCCAACGTTGTAAAAGAtcctatgtgtgtttgtttgtgttgaacaGGATGTGAGCTCTCTTGTTCTGGTTTACAACGAGGGAAGTCCGCTGAAAGAGCATCAGGTCTACTTGTCTCATGACGGAGGGCTCAACTTCTCCAAACTCCACATGGTGCCAAAACCAAACGTAAATATCTCCCCTCTGCAGCCATATGAATACCAGCAGGTACctccaggtaccaggtacctcCACCTTGGGCCGGAAATTATAAATCATAGTGTGATGTTTCACTTACAGGAACTCATCATGGGCGTTTTCAACATGCCGACCATGTCAACCCTCGTGGCAATGATCAGGAATGAGACGAACATGGTGAGACACAGCCGGCCAAGCAGCAAATAGTCCCCAATTATTTTAGCTCTCCTTTTCTGGCAAATAAATTGTCAGACTCTCTGTGTGGTGCTGtgctgttcttttctgttctgtcatcttatcttatcttatcttatcttatcctatgtatctatctatatttGTTATGTTCATTTTAACATTCTATCATGCTCTCTTACcttctcttatttttttcttcagtatTATTTCTATAGTATTAATGTAATTTAGAGTAGTATTTCTACAGTATTCATTTCTCAattatcagtctgtctgtctatgtcaTTCTGTAtacctttttgtgtgtgtgtgtgcgtgtccctctccctctccctataGTTTTACTTCCGCTACCTGTCAGTGACCTATGAGGTCCACATAGCCAAACACCAGCTGGCAGACCCACCGTCCAGCGTCCGTGTCGTCCAACCGGCTGGTATGAGAGGACGCCTCATCGTCTGGTCCCCCAACATGCTACTCTACTCACAGTACCACGGTAACAATTCCTTGGGGGTGTTATCGTGTCTCTCAGGTCATTCAGccacagaaataataaaaaaaaataggtatTGGAAACAGAACATTTCTGAAATGGCCTTTTCATATAAGATTTGTTAAAGCTTAAAGCTAAAGCATGTTTTTTCATTAGAGATTGTGCTAAACCTGAGCTAAATCTTATTTTTACAATGGAATAATAAAGCTGTAAAAAGCTTTATGTCTGCCAGTcctttgtgttggtgtgtgtgcaggcataattaaaatgcagaaagaaaatatatatgaatTCAGTTATATAGTTGTATTTCCTCTATGTTTTGGGTCTTAGGTGTGGTGCTTGAGCCTGTGTATCTGAGAGGAGACCCAAAACATACCATCCCACCTCACAATGCTACCATTCTCCAGGTGGCAAcaggtgtgtatgagtgtgtgtgtgtgtggctgcgtgTGCATGCTTTTATATTTGCATGATATTGTGTCAcgatatgtgtgtttttgtgtatgcaCGTGTTCATATTGTATCACTAACTCCACTCTCCACTCCAGTAAGGATCTTGTCACATGTTGTCCTGTTGTGGTTGGTAGATGAGAAAGGCGACATAGCTGTTCTGACCAGTGACGGTGCAGTTTATTATGGCAGGCTTGGACTAGAAGTGCAGGCTGTTAGGGTGAGcattctgactgtgtgtttgcatgtgtgcctACATGTTTATGTGCATatgcaggcgtgtgtgtgtgtgtcagttctaccAGGCAAGGAAAAGGGTTGAAATTCATGGTAGGCCTGCAGACTATTGATTAGACTGTCTAATTTCAGCAGAAGTAATCAAGGATATACCATCGCTCTGTACAGTGACTAAGGGCTAGACGATATGGTTGTAATCAACATCATGagaatcataaggattttttaaatattgatatatatcacaatatggctcatgtatgcaaaatcacatgttaaataatcaaattaatgttcatcccactGAAGCATGTGTGATGTGAAATATTgaactgaaatattcaaataatattcctaacatacctcattttgtcagtttttaaataaaatttgcttgtcatcatgaatttagacagcagaactgTGCGTCAAGATATGATTctactgaaagatgataaacgttaatattgaattatcacccagccctacaATGACTGATAGATTCATTGATTGTGCTAAAATGTATGACAAAATTGACTTGTGCGTGTGGGTTGGGGTTTGTTtcacatgtacatgtgtgtttgcgttcACATGTccctgtgtttgcatgtgttcaCGTTTTCttgaatactgtgtgtgtgtgtgtgtgtgtgtgtgtgtgtgtgtgtgttttcccagtTGTCCACAACAGTGGATGTCTCCCAGGAGAACCTGATGCTGTTTGAGCATGGGAAACTGACACTGGTCCGGGCCAGAAAGGTAGCACAAAACTATCAGCAATATTATTGTCACACTGAATAGAAGCACTATACTTATTTTTATGTTCTGTTGATAAAGTTTCTGATTTTTCTgattacattaaaataatgaGTGAAACGAGACGGTGCAATAAATATTGTGAGATGGATTCGAACACTTGTTGTTGCAAGTACATAGTATGCACTTCAGCCTATGAACCACCGGGACATCCCATTGTCAGTTAATAGATCATGATATGCAAAAAGTCCTAATTAGGGATGGAACTTCAGAATTTTGGGCACAGACTGGTCAGTTATATGAgaaacattttattaatttcagCTTCATTCCTGGTGACAGTGTCATATCATTAACCCTACTCTTGTATATCACCAGGTGTGTGGTTCTTGTtaatctttttctgtctttggaTCCCAGCTCATAGAAAACATGTTGTTACTATTGTCTGTGGAACTCATCACAAGTAGGCACATGACTGTTTTGCGTCGAAACTCATAGCGCTAACTTACCAGGGCATAAACATGAACGACTGTGAACTGAACATAGTTTACGCTGCTACCAACAGCACACGGTGTCCATAGCCTACGACTTCCACAAGACCGCCATCAACATCCAGCAAGAGCTCAGCCGCATCTCGCCACCTGTACAACCATGTCCCGTgagtagtgtgtatgtgtgtgtgggtgctacATAGCCTTGACTAAATTGAGTTTTTCTGATAGTTATAGTGCTTgctattatattgtattttaatttattaaataaattcaatcaGTGAATCAATCAATCGCCCTGATCTAGGGTTTAAATACCATTGTGTTGTGCTTCTCCTCCCCGCCTCTAGGTGGAGCAGTTCTACAGTAGTACAGACGGAGAGCTCTTCTATATGGATGTGGGCGGATCTCTCCACCTGTCCATGGTCTACAACCCTGCCCAACACTGCACCTTCTTCCCACTGGTGAGCAGGGAGCGTggatttttaataataataatgataaattcaATTTAAGAGCGCAAGGACACTTTACATagttaaaaaaatctgaaaaactgCATTAAAAACTGCAACAATTAATAGCATAAAAGGGCATTAACTGTCAAAGACATCCACCTTGTGAACAATTGTTTTTAGGAGAAGGTGAGGGAAAACAATAATTTGCCTGTCCACCATCCTTGgtaaattgaaataaataactCCCTGTCATTTATTTGCTCTGCTTTGTTTAGTTAGGTTAGTTTGCACAGAGCGATAAAAAATGCACAGTGACAAGATATGGtgatgaaaaacacagacagaagaaaTGTGCaagggagataaaaaaaaaaactccagcGGGCTTATAAAACCATCTCAccccaaaacaaagaaacagcaacacattttaaACTCCCTCCTACTCTCTTCCCCCATAttgctctccccctctctctctctttcccccctctttcttcctcattaTCCCCATCCTACTCTCTTCCCATCTTCTATTTTTCCCATcttgcttttcttttcccttactctttctctccccctcatcttgcctctctttctccttcctgtgTGATGTGAACAGGTGACGGTGACGGACTCCACGCTCCTCTCTGCAGAGACGACAGTGGTGGAGGACGACATCGCCCCTACCGGACACAAGAAATACAGACTGGTACactcttgtgtgtctgtgtgtgtgtgtgtgtgtgtgtgtgtgtgagtgtgtctcaACTATGTTTGTAGTATTTTGTTGGGTCCAGATGTCCCCACAAGAATAGAAAATGCAGGAAGGTGGTCACTCAGGAATATGGCTAGTTTAATGGTTAGTGGATGTGGTTTGAATTAGAGTTAACTTAAGGTCAGGATGAGAGTAAAGGataggcatgtagtggtgaggaTGAAGGTGAGAGAAtgaatggaagtgtgtgtgtgtgtgtgtgtgtgcgtgtaagttATGTGTCTGTCTCTTATTTATGGCAGGAAATTGAAGTAAAGCTGAGCGAGGAGGAAGTGATGAGACGTGGAACCCAAAAACCTGTGTAAGAATGGctgtctgttctcctctcttctcttctgttttcttcagtttttttctcttctctcgttttcttctcctttcctcttctgttctagtcctctcttctgttttcttctcttctcaaaAAAAGATCATTTCTCAGCTGTCAGTATGTCTGTTTACTGTAAtatacatgtttgtgtatgtgcatgcttttttgcgtgtgtgtgtgtgtgtgtgtgcatgggtgctttcctgcttttgtgtgtgtgtgtgtgcatgtgtgtgtgtgcttgcgtgtgcgtgcgtgtgttctGCATCACCCATCAAGGCAGCCTGCCCACTGTGGGTGCAGTTCTAATGGGGGATTTGGGCTGCGAGGACCTCAACCCGCCGGTATTAAACACTACTGCTCAATATGTCACCTGGTTTACATTACCGTCATAATCAGTAGTCACAACACATGCTATTATACAAAGCACCTTACACTTCCTACCTATGTATGCATTGGCCATGCTCTAACCACTAAGCTACACAAGACTAATAACAACTGTAACAATAACTATACACTTGATGTATACAGTCTCATACTACATACTGGTCTATTCATActcatctatttatttatttagatgaTTTAGAAACTGTTTTCAAAGTGTTTTAAAATAATAGGAACCAGCCATCCTTCTTGTGTTTCTTCATCTTTTGTTCCGTCATTTCTTTCTAGAAAGCTCATGTTTTCATTGGATGCCATCCAGGGAAGCATATGAGAGTCTCTAAGCATAGGTAGGCAATGGTCCAAAGAGGTGATGTGGTAAGATATCTGTATTACATTTGTTGATATTTATTTGAATCACATTTGACTTTAGCAGGTGAGCATGTGTATATTGTATAATTGTTGTATAATTGTAATTGTTGTCTCCAAGTAGGAATAGGCCAACAATGTTGGCCTATTGCTTCTTCATGgcaccaaaaagaaaaatataggCTTGTTTATTGAAACCAAATTTTAGAATGATTCCCGTGAAAATGTTTTGGTTATTGGTTTACTTCTCTACCTTCTTTCACTaatttcttctccttctcatctctcaacctttccctctgtcttcaaTGTATGACTCATCTGTTAAAACTCTTCTTTCCCTTCCTAttgctcttctctccctccttctctgcaTTTTCCTGCCTGTaacctcttctgtctctcttctctcgttTCAGGAGTGTGTATGACCAGGGAAACCTAAACTGGCCAAACTCAACCTCTGAAGTTTAAACCATaactcactctcttctcttcttcttcccctctctcctctcaggagTCTCGAAGACCCAGCTGACCTGAAGTTTTACTCAACCTTTGATGACCTCCatttcaactacagcaacataGACAACCTCTTCCCCCTCGTGGCCTATACCAGCATGCCCTGGATCCCCCTACTGGAACTGTGAGCCAACTAGCTGAGCTTAGATGACAGATCCGGTCTGGGTTTCTCAGACAGTTCATAGCCTTgcagatgtagccattgtagaagtcccagtTTTCACATGCTAGCTCTACTGGTGCTGCACTGTTGCTACACCCCTATGAGGAATTGTTTAGAAAACCctgcagtattaatgcaggatagaGGCACATTGGTGGACTTCTACACTGGCTTTCATTGCAAGTTGTTTTCACAGTGTCACTGGTCATTTCTTTCATAAATGAGCAAAATGTGTTATTTAACAACTTGTATTTCTTCACCTTAATAAGTAATACCTAATCTGCGAATACTCTTGGAGCCCCTGCCCTGTGCAGAAATATTTTGTTGTCAAAAGTGTTAACAGCTTCTCCTCGTTTGTTCAAATATTCCCAATGCATTCAACTCTTACTTTATTGTGGTCTGGTGCGTGGCTTTGTAGTTGGTCTATttattgtgtctttgtttgaAGTACTTAGAGGTggatttaaagctacactaagcgattttttctgaccactagagggtgacagaaaacacatttgtaaacacacacagcaaagctacccggtgacggaagcccttaaggacaaaccggcTAAAATGGCTAaaaaatggctaaaataaacaacCTATGGAGAAATattgccggttaccagtctcgctttgccagatttttctcccgctgaaggttacatgtcccacaatgacaagtgaagactAGGTAGGTAGCAGGTTTGCTACTTGAAAACGCTTCATCGATTTGCCATTActcgggccgactttgacaacaagctctagaaaagaggtgaaaacagcaacacagctggtccgtgTGTGTGGCTACTTGTTtgtatcattacgtctcacggaaatctccacatagcacacgttagtttcaggatcggttacagggtctgaaatcgcttaatGCTCAGCCCCGTGCTTCTCATTGATGAATCACAGTCTGCAAACATGAATCCGTCATGATGAGCATAGCAAACATGATATTTGCAGAGCACAAGTGTGAAAAGCCAGTATGCTTATGTAATGAAACAAGTTCGGTGCCAAAAGGACTTTGAACTCTTGTGTGTGCTTAGTCTCTGCATGTTGTGTCCCACAAATTGCACAATATTCTGTCAGATCTGTATGAATGATCTGCCCCttttcacactgtcacactgtgttTGAAATCCCTCCCAATCTAATTTTGTATTTGATAGTGCCATGTTTATCAGAAGTGGTCACTTACCTAATCTGAAATGATTTAACATCCAAATCCTCCCAAATAAAAGAAGCAGCAAACTCTGGAACCAGCCGCTGAATCATACTACCTCTTTGCCAATTTATTCTATCAAAATATTTAAACATGCATGATCAATCTGTCAATGTTTGAGTATTTTATTTAGACAATTTTACCCTCAAATATGGTTGATCTATGTTAATATCCTTTCCACTACACTATGAGGCTGTTAACCTTTTCTTGCCTggttctctgttttgtttttcagctggGATGGAGATACATTTGTGGAGCGAGTGAAGGCTGACTTTGTGATGTTCGAGATACAGGGGAAGCAGGATTACCAATATCTCCAGACAGCCGAACAGGCAAAGTGCATCTCGCAGCCCCAGAACTGGATCTCCCAGCTGGCCCAGCAGCTCCATCCCGACCCCCACACCGCCTGGAGCATATATGTACGAGAAAACTCTCCCACATTCTGAAACTattacaaataaatgaatgactGATTTTTCTTAACATTTATTTACTCAGGGTAGGATGGAGGAATAGGATAGATGACTAGATTAATGAATGAAGCCTGAGTGGTGATTATAATGCAATCTTATTGAGTAATGGTAGTCTCCCTACCATCCAGAACTTTAGAGAGTTGCAGGATTTTCCCCTAACTTTCAAATACTGCCTCATGTCTGCTTATATACCCATGATATTTTTATATGAAGagcattttctttatttctttatctgCATCGAGTCACTGATCACAAGGTGTTATAGCCTATTTACACACAAGGCCCCTAGTGTTAGACTTAGAATATTAAAGCACTTT encodes the following:
- the LOC139930444 gene encoding cation channel sperm-associated auxiliary subunit delta-like — encoded protein: MFLPSLSNMKMERLERLLCPRKVVLLTLSFFEDLAYPIFYLGADELTGSVSSAAFVSDSLAFVIDGKLYTLSLAGNAWTAAKGVTAPVSTVSTLPCCFSLDKICKDVSSLVLVYNEGSPLKEHQVYLSHDGGLNFSKLHMVPKPNELIMGVFNMPTMSTLVAMIRNETNMFYFRYLSVTYEVHIAKHQLADPPSSVRVVQPAGMRGRLIVWSPNMLLYSQYHGVVLEPVYLRGDPKHTIPPHNATILQVATDEKGDIAVLTSDGAVYYGRLGLEVQAVRLSTTVDVSQENLMLFEHGKLTLVRARKHTVSIAYDFHKTAINIQQELSRISPPVQPCPVEQFYSSTDGELFYMDVGGSLHLSMVYNPAQHCTFFPLVTVTDSTLLSAETTVVEDDIAPTGHKKYRLEIEVKLSEEEVMRRGTQKPVLPTVGAVLMGDLGCEDLNPPKAHVFIGCHPGKHMRVSKHRSLEDPADLKFYSTFDDLHFNYSNIDNLFPLVAYTSMPWIPLLELWDGDTFVERVKADFVMFEIQGKQDYQYLQTAEQAKCISQPQNWISQLAQQLHPDPHTAWSIYNYRSCRDSVGPPLSYPSVPYQVLNLKRSNKIIFPYRNGMYIFKAIVVDPSYSLCELTTTFSVFVSGALPERPLPQGILIGTLLAVFTLLLLLSFCCQQMMYVNKASHQE